The genomic region ACTATGATCATGCTATGATTGTTGACCGTGCAAGGTTTTTAGGTTTGGGTGTAATATTGAGTGGGATTCAAATTCATTACCtcaaatgtaaaatattttattctaaaccATTAATATATCTTGTGGGATGAATAAAGTTCCGGTTTTTAGGTTTCAAAATTCAGATGAtaggtttaaatatatttcttggCACTTCCTCATGTGTAATTACTATTTAGCCCATCtcctaaaaaaagaaaaaaccgaggaagaacacactaaagGCCAGCAATTAAGTACAAGTTATGGGCCTAAAGCCCAATAGCAATGGGGTTAGCATTCTGAGTTGGGATTGGAAGGTGACCTTTTTCCTCAAGGCTTTTGACTGTATCATACAAACACTGCTTCACGGGTGTGAACTCCAACCCCAACTCCTTCAGCTTTTGGTTTGAGAATTTGTATGCCTTTTTTCTTGGATTCTTTTCATCTGAGCACCTGcacattcaaaataataatcagattttccatatttttacTCTAGGATATTTACAACTTTTTAAAGTACATTACTACGGAAATCATAATTGGTTACTCTCATCATGTATCACCCGCCAACTCCATTCATTAACTTGAGTCCCaccaaatcaaattcaactaGAATTGACATCACATTTCAAATTTGACAATGACATTAGGATTAGGTGAGGACATTTTAATTCTTTCCACTACTAGCTAGGCATGGTTCAATCGTgcgaaaataaaatgattcaaCTTACTTGGAAGGGATAGGATATTCCGGGAAGAACTTGGCCAGAATCTCCACCACCTCACTGCGGTGGAGGACGCTCTCGGCGCAGAGGTGCCGCCCTGATGCAGCCGGTGCCTCAAACAAGAGTATGTGAGCCAATGCCACATCCTTGACATGCACATAGGCTTGGATGGAGTTGGCATAAGTCTTTGCAGATCCAGTCAAGTACTTGAGTATATGAAGAACGCTGGCGTTCACAGTCCGCTGAAGCAACGGACCAAGCACCAAAACCGGGTTGATCACCACCAAGTCCACCCCAAACTCCTCAGCTGTATCCCACGCTGCTTGTTCAGCCACGGCTTTGCCGTAGCAATACCAATTCTACAACAACGGCACATTGCAGTTAATGCACAATCCTCTTAGCAATATTAGTAggtttcaatattttctagCTATAAACTAAAGATTATGGTGATGGTACACGTAGATGAAATGCAAACCTTGGTGTTTTTGCAGAATTCAAGGTCGCTCCAGCAAGTCTCGTCCACAACTTTATCAGGGTCTCTGTTGGGATCCATGTATATTGCACCTATTGAGGAGGTCAAGACCACACGGCTGACCTTGGCTTCTGCTGCCGCCCGTATCACATTTCTGGCCCCGTTCACTGCCGGCTCCACCATTTCCTCCTTCATTTACACACACATCAGACACACACACCATATGCAAGCTGTGATCAAACATGGGAACGCAAGACTAAAACACCAAGATAGGATAAACTAAGTACTAGGTTCGGCCGTCGGGAAAGTTGAGTTGCAATCAATATTAGTAAGTATTAGGCAAATAACATGCTCATCCATTGTATCATGTAGATAAGAGGCAAATCAGGACAAGTGACTTAACCTCCGCCATATCCCAAGATTATTCAGGGTCCTAGTTTAGGTTGATCAACTTACGTAAGATCATGAAACGATctcaaagaaaattcaaagttCAGTTGTTCCAACTCTCAAACGTCATTTTCCATATGCATCACTAAGACTCCTACGTCAAATGCAAGCATGCTCACCACCAACTCTTACCACCTACCACCAATCACCAACAccaccgccaccgccaccCACCAACCACACCATCCCCGCAGCCAACTTAGGATCACATATGCCTAAACTTCAACAATCCGTTTCTCTCAACTTCactattctttatttttttcaaaaacatctcaaaacaaaaccttttcttaaaatatatgacAACATGGCATCATTAGCTCTCAGAAATAGagtaaaaaagagaaaatcgaTCACTTCTCCAacttatatgtaaaatttggacgcaaataaaatgaaaatcattCTTTTTAAGAGGGAGTAAGTTATTACTTGTTTAATATCTATAGACAACCACATTTATTAATCTTCAACAACATTTAGAggaaacatcttataagctcctacaTAAGATGTTTTAATAGCTTAAAGATGtctcttattttaaaaataagcttttaaaatgtttaaataaataaagatgttagagtttataagatgtgtgtttagtataataaatttttcatattataataatgactGAAAAGTTATTAAactattagaatttaaaattatataaataaaataattttgctttGAGGGAAACACGTCAATTATATGAagggtaaaaataaaatactaacaaattataaatgtatttttatttattgaatattaagattagagagcttataagattctTTAAATGGGCGAAggtaaactttttaaaaagagcttataaaatctGAATAATCTTATATTAGGATCTTAGAAGctattagagaaaaaaaaaaaaaaaaattttgccAAAACGTTTTCATTgtatcatatctcttttatatatatttatatatatgtatgaggatatactaatttttttacttgtaGGGACTATAGGAAAACATTGTCCATGTTTTGGtccatataaaaaatgaggCAAAATcgaaaccaaacattatgataAGATTTGCCCAACACCCTCTTAATCGAAAAGACTAAAATGGAAAATGCGGAACCAAGCCTTGCTCATTTTCCAGACTATGCATTAACGTTGTGGTCCTAAAGAGAAAGAACGAAATTTTCCACACGGATAAAACGTGAAAAAATACTCTTGATAATatccataaattaataaaaatcatttctttatttcttcaaatatttacTCACAATCACTAAAAGTATCAGAAAGGGTACTCACTGGATCATCAGTAACCGGAGATGCAGTGTGGAAGACGCCATCGCAACCGTTAATGGCCTCCTGTAAACTCTGATAATCATTAAGATCAGCCCTGCACAGAATCAATCTCTCCTCCGCTCCCTCAAGCTCCCTTAGATGTGAATTCTTGGGATCATCTGCAACCccccaaataaataaataaacaaaattaacaaaacCCTACATGCAAGaacagagaaaagaaaattaattaaaaattgttccTGAAAATTTCACCTGGATTTCTGACGGTGCCTCTGACGCTATAGCCTTTCTCAAGGAGAAGTTTAACCAGCCAAGAAGCAACAAAGCCTCCGGCACCTGTGACGCAGACTAGCTTTCCGGGAACCGAGGCCATGGCGGCGTTGAGCGGCGGAGGTTGGTGGAGGAATAGGGGAAATGATGAGCGAGCCAAGAATGACAGTAAGATAGCGCGGTGATTGTGATGATGAAAGAAATTTGTGAAGCACCGCGCTGTATTTATAACTGTAAAACTATAATGCAATCACTTCACCAACCACTTTCGAATTTAAATGGAAAAGAGTTGCAACTTTGTGAAATTGTAGTTGATTTTTACACCTTTTACTTGCAACTTTTTTAGACTGTAAGTCAAACACAAATGTAGTAGAATTTAGgagtaattattttaaaaaattatatttattatttttaaaatttgtttttatttaataataagtttCTTCATTAggcaaaatatattgaatttattagtattataaataaaataaaatgaaaatcgatatttaacacaattgatttattattgagttattacaagtcaaacaaatattttgtaattaaactACATGtttataacagtgaagatttggtcataaaagatatatttagcctgtaatgaattaataataagtcaattgggataaaaatatgaatctttatccattttttgGTTAGTACCAttaaatttggtaaattttaacttttgggttacttattttttagataaaaataaatttaaaaggtactaaatgtaatttttttaaactattgggaattatgtataattacactaaatatCAGGAGGTATAATTATTCCTGAAATTAATACAAGAGGGAGGGAAGATTgctaatttatgattttcgGCTAAAATTGTCTTGAtcaaattgctattttttttaattagaggagtaaattaccaaaattaatttccaaatattcaaaattaccATCCTTATATTTAAAGGAGTGGTGTGCAATGTAATTGTTGTCTCGGTGCGAGTAATATTCTCtgttacaattttatatgatgCTCATAATTTTATCGACTTAAAAAAACATTTCACTAGAAAGAGAGTTCTTGAAACTTGTAAGCCAATCAAACTTCTCATCTGCATTCGACTCGACACGAAGATAGCAAAATGACCGTAACTCCACCATCTCAAGTAGTCTAAGTTGGCTAACAGCGTTAGCAACTAGTGCACCCATATAAAGTAATTGGAATGACCAATTTAATCACAAGAACCCCATCAACGCAttagaattcaaaattcaaatcctCATTCAATCAAGTATTATAAGTTAACCCATAATATACTTAactaaaatatgtttgaataaaactgagagagagagagagagggagaggaaGGGACAGAGAATTGGCACTCACCAACATGAAAGGGTGGCCTACTATTTTGACTATTTCCAAATCTTGTGTATATTTTGCTGAAATTCAATTGAAGCATATTTTCTTGTGTCATACGGAAATAGTAATTCACccctttatattaaaaatttaagcaatttattcttttgtggtcttaaaaaaaaagtaaaatatcgCCCTCATGCGAGAGGTGCAACATATACGTCctatgtgtaattttaattaaattttacctataaaatgatatttatattccTAAATTTGTGTCTTGGAGCGGTCTGTGAGGGAGGGGGATGTGTGTTGTGGGGTTGGactatacatacatatgtatattatattatctatacatatatttcaaatatgtattttaaaaattttgaatataaattatatatgcaaattaaatttggactgttgattttttaaaataagatgtcaattgttaatttaaataagattttatatgAATCATAGATTATTACAGATGTAATATGAACCATTGATTTATATTAGATAAGatctaacaattataaaaaaaatatacaaaaaataatttaaaaagaaaaataggtgaaggggggggggggtaatttgctcattttattaaaacacatGGGGTAAATTACTTATTTCTTTTAACACGATGAggtaaatttctattttcgCATAGCACGGGTGGGTAGTATGCATTTTGCCCTATTCTCCTTTTGCTTCAAACCATTTTATActtcttcatctttttttctaatgcaaattctatttaatactCCACTACTAATTATGCATATCAAATCTTTTATTGCAAActctattttatgttttatttcattcaatattcagacattatatatatagttttttttaaataaaatatataatattatctttatacATCTGATATGTGTATATTTAGTAACgtaaataatagaatataatttataataaaaaattcaatccgcTAATTATTACGAGAATTGGACCATTGACTCTTCCCCCTTCACAAGTTATTCTTAGGACATTGGAAGCTGCACGTCCCACCAAGCAATAAATCATCAACATATTACATACCAAAACCTCCCAAGATTTCATCTCTCCTACTTACAAGGATAATTACGCATCTCccgagatttgatataattacatataaattttatataatttaaaaaattatatttaatatttctaacatttatttttatcttaacaAATAAACCCCTCATTCGTTAGtcagaattttaattaaaatttattgatattagcaaaagattaaataaaaatatatatttacctttaattgacttagtatttattttttataagtcaaacaaatcttttctaaTCAAACTACTTTTAAGATGCATCTTCACATgataatgcatgtgagaaaatatatcttttacccttataaggatatttttgttaaaaaaaaaattatttgacctccaataaattaataataagtcaatttaagataaatttgaattttcgttcaattttttactaatatcaataaattcaatgaattttaactaacgaatgaatttatttgttatattaaaaaaaacaaaaagaaaaaaagatcaaaagtattaaatgtaaaatttccCAACCACAAGGTatgtagatataattatacaaacctCAAAAAAGAACAATGCAATTATCCCTAGTATTAGTTTCTTCGTCATGATATAAACATACGACAATTGAAAACGTGGGCTCAAAACTACCCACCAACTAAAAACgtccttttaaaaaaattatacaggttaaattacatcaacaccCCTTGATATAAagtctaattacacaaacacccaatatcttttataaaattacaaatactcccctTAAGAAGGTGTTAGTATAACCCACCTTGGGGAGTATTTGTGTAGAATTTCGGTATTAAATGGGGAATTTATTTGTAACTACAAGTACAACCTCAAAAGTACTTCTAATTTTGCAAATAATaagagatatttatataattgaaccTAACCTCAAGagatgttaatataatttaccctttataaatataagtcATGGatcattcaaatataaaaaactaattaaatacataaaaaattccGATCAGAATAAATAActactataataataaatatataccgAACTCATGGGACTCAAATCCACGACCAACACTGGGAACTACAAGTCAATTTAGGATCTAACTactatgataatatatatataccaaactCATGAGACTCAAATCCACAACCAACACTGGGAACTACAAGTCAATTTAGGATCTCTTACACGCATATATTCTACATACAAACGCTACAAACCATATCAAGATAATCTATCCATCGTTTCGAAAATTCCTAGATATGATCAAAACCTTGAATATTCCGCGAGGCAAAAGTACACTTTCGGAAACCGAACTCATGCTGACACATGCTACGAGAAATCTACATAATCCATGCATCAAGGGACCAAATGCAAAGAAGAGTAGCCAAATACAGCCATTTGCCAAAGTACTATGAAATCTAAGAAGACAACATGATATGACAGATACCACAGAAATGAATAGCTGTCAAAGTTGGAACAAGTCAAGAAAAGGCCAATACACTCCCCGATCTTGGCCACTTCCACTTCCTCGAACAATAGTCAAGAAATCTGCATGTTAGCATGTGTTTCGGTTCTCTTCATCGATGTTTCCTACTCTTCCTTGCCTGCGTGATGCTTTACGTCATCCTTTCTAAACACATTTGTCTCGTGCATCTCGTAGTTGGATTCATCATCCAGATGAATGATGTCGGGCACAGAATTCTTAATGATGCTGCTGTGTTCACTTTTTGATCTGACGGTAGAAAGACATTACGGGCCATCAAGATACTTAAAACTAAGCATTGGAAGTGTTGGACTGATTGGATCTCTATACTCGAATCCGCCTTTGTAAATTTCAAATCTCAGAAAGGGAAACTGACCTTTTGGATGATGAGGCAGCATgttgttttttcaataaacctgCTTTCCCTCTCGCAGTCTTTTCTTGAGTCCTGATAGAGttgataaacaaaaacaaattcacttttgtcACGGGGCAAAAAGTTGTAACAAAACCGACCAAAGTGTTAATGGAGGTTACGATAATTCCAAATGGTGAATGAACATCCACGAAAAGTATGAGATCCCCTCAAACCAAAATCTAAGGTTGCCATATATATGAGTTAAAAGTTATACTTGAAATGATGAAAAAGGAGTAccataaattttgactaaagtACTACTGCCTGAAGCAGGACAAACATGCACTTGCTTAATTAGACAAGAATGGCCTTCAAACTCCACCTCTTAGAATGCAGGAAACAAAGCTCTATTCTTTAATCATAACAAGGAATAAAGGCTCAACGAAgatacaaaataattgaagaaaaacatCTGCAGATCAGATATATTTGGTACTCCTTAAATTACACTTACTTGACACGCTCTTTAGCAGGAGATGGATGGTCGGATGCTCGTTTCTGGGAGGATTTTGAAAAAGACAATCAACATTTGCAGGGAAATGTTAGCACCAAAAATGTAGGATGCAACTACAATACCACAAGGAATAACTTTAACTATTAGATAACAAATAATCAAAACAAAGAACCTTACTCGTCGAAGCTGCTCATGAGCAACCGGTTCCCATGTTTCTTTTCTCAGGTTCAAGATTTCTATTTCATCGTCATCATAGATAATctgcaagaaaacaaaaggaaactAAGCCATTAGATAAGAAGGTAACTAGAGCAATATAATGCAACGAATTCACTACGGTGGATGCATGATCTGCAGTAGTTAGTATAGTCCCCCAGTCGGAGGACTCCCTTCCTCAATTGAAAGAGTAGAATGAAGATGGAAGGAATTGCATGTTCAGAGGCTCAACAAAAAGTTCAGTTCTGAAATTCTAGTCAAAAGTAAGGAGTACTCAAGATTCATGCGTATGACAGCTAAGTAGTCAACTAAAGGAAAATacaggaagaagaagagaagaagcaTCTCAGCACCGTGTGCTTCTTTGTCACAGGATCAAAAGCTTTAACAGTGCCTGGATAAAACCTGCATATAATGAGTCTTGAAATTAGAAAGAAGTTCGATACGTCAAAAAGAGGCTTTATTTTGCAGTTGAGAAGGAAACAGTTTCACAGGTGAAACTTGTGGAAACCAAGTTTTATAGAAAGTGACAGTTTACTATTTCATGCAATCACTAAAGGTGTACACAGATATATTGAtagatcaattttattaaagcaaatcaGGGGAAGCATTTAATGAAACGTTTAGTTTCCACATGTAAGCAAGGCCCATTGGTAAGTAAAGCAGAAAAGTTATTCTTGCATTTTAAACCCATAATCCCAAAGTCACCTAGGAGCTAGATTAtcataaatgaaaagaaatgcCAAATCAGGCAGCATTATCAACATTATCGGAAGCTCACaacagtatttttttaattaaagcaaagaaaaaattaatgaaatgatCTGCTTTTTCCTTTAGTCAGGCTGGGACAGCAGGGTGGCCTGCAGTTTTGGGATTTTCTAGAACAACTAAAAAGCTTCAGGTTTAGAAAACAAGAAACGTGATCCAGGTCAGTTACTATGATGCCAAGTGGTATAAGAAAATAGGATATACCATAAGATGATGTGATCACAAATAAACTACTTTAATGAGAGAATCTGAACACGTAAATACTCACATTTCGTCCATCGGCCACCAGACCTGTATCCTTAAGTTAACTAATTCCTCTCCATAATCAACTCTGGACCTCCTGGACTTCTGAATTGATAGCACACATTCCAAGATAAGGCATctgaaagaatattttaaacttaCGGCATGGTCAATTGGAGgtaccttttcattttctttccttgGGTCCTTGGCTTGCTTAGACATAGGAAGCTCCTCTATCTGCATCAATTATCCCAAAAGCAGTTAAGTCTAAGAACATGTAACCCCAAAGAACAATCACAGACATAATGTGACTACCTTGTTGGCAACGTCATCCTGTACATGTTTCTGAGAAATAAAATCTTCCCTGATTTCTTTCCTTCCGTACTGTTCTTGAGGTAACAACTCATGTTTTGCTTTCATGCGGGTATCACGAAGGATTCCTTCTTCCTTCTCAGCCCTGATATTACTCGATGCAGCAAGAGCTCTCTTACCTGTCTTCTTTGGGGCATTGTTACCTCTCTCCTTCAGCTTACTTTGCAGGATGTTCCTTTTCACAGTGGACGGAAATTGCAGATTGTTGTGCTGAGTAATCatgctctttttcttctttgactGACCCATTTTGGGTCGACTTGCTTCATAAGAAGAACGATCTTTTTTCTGTGAAGAGTCGCTTAGCATGCTCATGCTTCCCAGCTCTGATGGCAAAGCCAAGTCCTTCTTCTCCTCATTAT from Sesamum indicum cultivar Zhongzhi No. 13 linkage group LG3, S_indicum_v1.0, whole genome shotgun sequence harbors:
- the LOC105158313 gene encoding cinnamoyl-CoA reductase 1 translates to MASVPGKLVCVTGAGGFVASWLVKLLLEKGYSVRGTVRNPDDPKNSHLRELEGAEERLILCRADLNDYQSLQEAINGCDGVFHTASPVTDDPEEMVEPAVNGARNVIRAAAEAKVSRVVLTSSIGAIYMDPNRDPDKVVDETCWSDLEFCKNTKNWYCYGKAVAEQAAWDTAEEFGVDLVVINPVLVLGPLLQRTVNASVLHILKYLTGSAKTYANSIQAYVHVKDVALAHILLFEAPAASGRHLCAESVLHRSEVVEILAKFFPEYPIPSKCSDEKNPRKKAYKFSNQKLKELGLEFTPVKQCLYDTVKSLEEKGHLPIPTQNANPIAIGL